The following are encoded together in the Aciduricibacillus chroicocephali genome:
- a CDS encoding phosphate ABC transporter substrate-binding protein, whose translation MRKTKWYILIICLIATVGMLAACGNSKDSGASEKNNGGGSDSKEETKGESKSLAISGSSAMQPLVAAAAEEFKAKNPDADIQVNAGGSGTGLSEVSEGTVAIGNSDVFAEEKEGIPADELKDHKVAVVGMAPVVHPEAGLDNISKEDLKKVFTGKIKNWKELGGKDQKIVLVNRPDSSGTRATFVKYGLDGETPAEGVTEDSSNTVKKIISETDGAIGYLAFSYLTDDTVKALSVDDVEPKDENVQNGKFPIWAYQHSYTKGEPEGLAKEFLDFMMSDEIQSGLMKEQGYIPANKMEVERDAEGKQTEIKK comes from the coding sequence ATGAGAAAAACAAAATGGTACATACTGATCATCTGTCTGATTGCAACAGTTGGCATGCTAGCTGCTTGTGGCAATTCAAAAGATTCCGGAGCGTCAGAAAAGAACAATGGTGGAGGTTCTGACAGCAAGGAAGAAACAAAAGGTGAATCCAAATCCCTTGCAATTTCTGGATCAAGTGCAATGCAGCCACTTGTAGCAGCAGCAGCTGAAGAATTCAAAGCGAAAAATCCTGACGCTGATATTCAAGTAAATGCTGGTGGTTCTGGAACAGGTTTGAGTGAAGTTTCTGAAGGAACAGTAGCAATTGGAAACTCTGATGTTTTCGCTGAAGAAAAGGAAGGCATTCCGGCTGATGAGCTTAAAGATCACAAAGTTGCAGTTGTCGGTATGGCTCCAGTAGTACACCCGGAAGCAGGCTTGGACAATATTTCTAAAGAAGACTTGAAAAAAGTATTCACAGGCAAAATTAAAAACTGGAAAGAGCTTGGCGGCAAAGATCAAAAAATCGTTCTTGTTAACCGTCCTGACTCATCTGGAACACGTGCAACTTTCGTAAAATATGGTCTTGATGGCGAAACACCAGCAGAAGGTGTTACAGAGGATTCTTCTAACACAGTTAAGAAAATCATTTCTGAAACAGATGGTGCGATCGGTTATCTTGCATTCTCGTATTTGACTGATGATACAGTAAAAGCATTGAGCGTTGATGATGTTGAGCCAAAAGATGAAAATGTCCAAAACGGCAAGTTCCCAATCTGGGCTTATCAGCATTCATACACAAAGGGCGAGCCTGAAGGATTGGCAAAGGAATTCCTTGATTTCATGATGTCTGACGAAATTCAAAGCGGATTGATGAAAGAACAAGGATACATTCCAGCTAACAAAATGGAAGTTGAAAGAGACGCTGAAGGCAAGCAGACTGAAATCAAGAAATAA